CCTCCGCGCCTCCGCGGTTCAAATTAAATCGTCCCTTCACATGCTCGTGATTCTTTGACACCCTAACCGCCAATCGCGATGCCCAAAAAGAAATTCAACCCCCTGCCCGGATTCGGGCTGACGATGGGCTACACCTTGCTCTACCTCAGCCTCATCGTCCTGATCCCCCTCGCGGCGTTGCTCATAAAAACCTTCGAGCTTTCCTGGAGCGAATTCTGGCAACTCATCACCAACCCCCGCGCCATCGCCGCGTACAAACTCACCTTCGGCGCGTCCGCCATCGCCGCCCTCATCAACTCCCTTTTCGGCAGCCTCCTCGCGTGGATACTCGTTCGTTACGATTTTTTCGGCAAACGCTTCATTGATGCCCTCATAGATTTTCCCTTCGCGCTCCCCACCGCCGTCGCCGGCCTCACGCTCTGCGGCCTGTTTGCCGCCAACGGCTGGCTTGGGCAATTTCTGGTTCCGCTCGGCATCAAAGGAACCAACACCGCGCTCGCCGTCGTCATCGCGCTCACCTTTGTGGGCATGCCCTTCGTCGTGCGCACCTTGCAACCCGTTTTGCAAAACCTCGAACAGGAAGTTGAAGAAGCCGCCGCGACCCTCGGCGCGAGCCGTCTGCGCACCTTCCTGCAAATCCTCGCGCCCACATTATTCCCGACCGTTCTGACTGGATTCGCCCTCGCCTTCGCGCGCGCCGTCGGCGAATACGGCTCCGTCACCTTCGTCTCGGGCAACCTGCCGTTTAAAACCGAGATCGTCCCGTCCCTCATCGTCTATCAACTTGAAGAACACAACTACGCCGGCGCCACCGCCATCGCCGCCGTCCTCCT
This genomic window from Verrucomicrobiia bacterium contains:
- the cysT gene encoding sulfate ABC transporter permease subunit CysT, giving the protein MPKKKFNPLPGFGLTMGYTLLYLSLIVLIPLAALLIKTFELSWSEFWQLITNPRAIAAYKLTFGASAIAALINSLFGSLLAWILVRYDFFGKRFIDALIDFPFALPTAVAGLTLCGLFAANGWLGQFLVPLGIKGTNTALAVVIALTFVGMPFVVRTLQPVLQNLEQEVEEAAATLGASRLRTFLQILAPTLFPTVLTGFALAFARAVGEYGSVTFVSGNLPFKTEIVPSLIVYQLEEHNYAGATAIAAVLLVISCAILAAINWLEVWTSRFNK